The proteins below come from a single Cottoperca gobio chromosome 11, fCotGob3.1, whole genome shotgun sequence genomic window:
- the galr1a gene encoding galanin receptor type 1 isoform X1: MNWLVDVVGCIRGFLLLPIRLAAGHWKRWKGIGGICCAQHGDVAWEGSGKRWSYTWKTKVSRSTPTLKPGQPRSTTNIFILNLSVADLSYLLFCVPFQSTIYMLPTWVLGAFICKFIHYFFTVSMLVSIFTLSAMSVDRYVAIVHARKSSSIRVGRHAMLGVVLIWILSLAMAAPVAHYQSIVEREDNSTFCWEVWPDHQRKVYVMCTFVFGYLLPLTLISVCYAKVVNHLHKKLKNVSKKSELSKKKTAQTVLVVVVVFCLSWLPHHIVHLWVEFGSFPLNQASFWFRMMAHCLAYSNSSVNPIIYAFLSENFRNSYKQVFWCRVSSKYPRNDTRELRSRMETAPSTNISVTYKAHDSQTSKML, encoded by the exons ATGAACTGGCTTGTTGACGTTGTTGGCTGCATAAGAGGATTTCTGCTTCTCCCCATTCGACTGGCTGCAGGTCACTGGAAGCGGTGGAAAGGTATTGGTGGGATCTGTTGCGCACAGCATGGTGACGTTGCATGGGAAGGAAG TGGAAAAAGATGGAGCTacacatggaaaaccaaagtCAGCCGTTCAACACCAACACT TAAACCGGGACAACCGAGGAGCACAACGAACATCTTCATCCTCAACCTGAGCGTGGCGGACCTGTCCTACCTGCTCTTCTGCGTCCCCTTCCAGTCCACCATCTACATGCTGCCCACATGGGTGCTGGGAGCTTTCATCTGCAAGTTCATCCACTATTTCTTCACCGTTTCCATGCTGGTCAGTATTTTCACTCTGTCGGCGATGTCCGTGGACCGTTACGTGGCCATCGTCCACGCCAGGAAATCCTCGTCCATCCGAGTGGGGAGGCATGCCATGCTCGGAGTGGTGCTGATCTGGATCTTGTCTCTGGCCATGGCAGCGCCTGTTGCGCACTACCAGAGCATCGTGGAGCGGGAGGACAACAGCACTTTCTGCTGGGAGGTTTGGCCGGATCACCAGAGGAAGGTCTACGTGATGTGCACTTTTGTTTTCGGATACCTCCTGCCTCTCACTTTGATATCTGTCTGCTACGCAAAG GTTGTAAACCATCTGCACAAAAAGCTGAAGAATGTTTCCAAAAAATCTGAGCTCTCCAAAAAGAAG ACTGCCCAGACAGTCCTGGTGGTGGTCGtggtcttctgtctgtcttggCTGCCTCACCACATCGTCCACCTGTGGGTGGAGTTTGGCTCTTTCCCCCTGAACCAGGCCTCCTTCTGGTTCAGGATGATGGCTCACTGCTTGGCCTACAGCAACTCCTCCGTCAACCCCATCATCTACGCTTTCCTGTCTGAGAACTTCAGGAACTCCTACAAGCAGGTTTTCTGGTGCCGGGTGTCCAGCAAGTATCCCAGGAACGACACCAGGGAGCTCCGCAGCAGGATGGAGACGGCACCGTCCACAAACATCAGTGTGACTTACAAAGCTCATGACTCTCAGACCAGTAAAATGCTCTAA
- the galr1a gene encoding galanin receptor type 1 isoform X2 produces MGRKWKKMELHMENQSQPFNTNTVRLPAKPILGVGVDNFISLLIFGLIFILGVLGNTMVITVLARSKPGQPRSTTNIFILNLSVADLSYLLFCVPFQSTIYMLPTWVLGAFICKFIHYFFTVSMLVSIFTLSAMSVDRYVAIVHARKSSSIRVGRHAMLGVVLIWILSLAMAAPVAHYQSIVEREDNSTFCWEVWPDHQRKVYVMCTFVFGYLLPLTLISVCYAKVVNHLHKKLKNVSKKSELSKKKTAQTVLVVVVVFCLSWLPHHIVHLWVEFGSFPLNQASFWFRMMAHCLAYSNSSVNPIIYAFLSENFRNSYKQVFWCRVSSKYPRNDTRELRSRMETAPSTNISVTYKAHDSQTSKML; encoded by the exons ATGGGAAGGAAG TGGAAAAAGATGGAGCTacacatggaaaaccaaagtCAGCCGTTCAACACCAACACTGTGAGGCTGCCAGCTAAACCTATACTGGGGGTGGGTGTAGATAACTTTATTTCTCTTCTGATATTTGGACTTATCTTTATCCTCGGGGTGCTTGGGAACACCATGGTGATCACGGTGCTGGCGCGCAGTAAACCGGGACAACCGAGGAGCACAACGAACATCTTCATCCTCAACCTGAGCGTGGCGGACCTGTCCTACCTGCTCTTCTGCGTCCCCTTCCAGTCCACCATCTACATGCTGCCCACATGGGTGCTGGGAGCTTTCATCTGCAAGTTCATCCACTATTTCTTCACCGTTTCCATGCTGGTCAGTATTTTCACTCTGTCGGCGATGTCCGTGGACCGTTACGTGGCCATCGTCCACGCCAGGAAATCCTCGTCCATCCGAGTGGGGAGGCATGCCATGCTCGGAGTGGTGCTGATCTGGATCTTGTCTCTGGCCATGGCAGCGCCTGTTGCGCACTACCAGAGCATCGTGGAGCGGGAGGACAACAGCACTTTCTGCTGGGAGGTTTGGCCGGATCACCAGAGGAAGGTCTACGTGATGTGCACTTTTGTTTTCGGATACCTCCTGCCTCTCACTTTGATATCTGTCTGCTACGCAAAG GTTGTAAACCATCTGCACAAAAAGCTGAAGAATGTTTCCAAAAAATCTGAGCTCTCCAAAAAGAAG ACTGCCCAGACAGTCCTGGTGGTGGTCGtggtcttctgtctgtcttggCTGCCTCACCACATCGTCCACCTGTGGGTGGAGTTTGGCTCTTTCCCCCTGAACCAGGCCTCCTTCTGGTTCAGGATGATGGCTCACTGCTTGGCCTACAGCAACTCCTCCGTCAACCCCATCATCTACGCTTTCCTGTCTGAGAACTTCAGGAACTCCTACAAGCAGGTTTTCTGGTGCCGGGTGTCCAGCAAGTATCCCAGGAACGACACCAGGGAGCTCCGCAGCAGGATGGAGACGGCACCGTCCACAAACATCAGTGTGACTTACAAAGCTCATGACTCTCAGACCAGTAAAATGCTCTAA
- the galr1a gene encoding galanin receptor type 1 isoform X3 → MGRKVAVCIRTSSIQPLLKRKSILSFTWRICIFYTNMSLFFNSGKRWSYTWKTKVSRSTPTLKPGQPRSTTNIFILNLSVADLSYLLFCVPFQSTIYMLPTWVLGAFICKFIHYFFTVSMLVSIFTLSAMSVDRYVAIVHARKSSSIRVGRHAMLGVVLIWILSLAMAAPVAHYQSIVEREDNSTFCWEVWPDHQRKVYVMCTFVFGYLLPLTLISVCYAKVVNHLHKKLKNVSKKSELSKKKTAQTVLVVVVVFCLSWLPHHIVHLWVEFGSFPLNQASFWFRMMAHCLAYSNSSVNPIIYAFLSENFRNSYKQVFWCRVSSKYPRNDTRELRSRMETAPSTNISVTYKAHDSQTSKML, encoded by the exons ATGGGAAGGAAGGTAGCAGTTTGCATACGCACGAGCTCCATCCAGCCATTATTGAAGAGAAAATCCATTCTCAGCTTCACGTGGAGAATATGCATCTTTTACACCAACATGTCATTATTCTTCAATAGTGGAAAAAGATGGAGCTacacatggaaaaccaaagtCAGCCGTTCAACACCAACACT TAAACCGGGACAACCGAGGAGCACAACGAACATCTTCATCCTCAACCTGAGCGTGGCGGACCTGTCCTACCTGCTCTTCTGCGTCCCCTTCCAGTCCACCATCTACATGCTGCCCACATGGGTGCTGGGAGCTTTCATCTGCAAGTTCATCCACTATTTCTTCACCGTTTCCATGCTGGTCAGTATTTTCACTCTGTCGGCGATGTCCGTGGACCGTTACGTGGCCATCGTCCACGCCAGGAAATCCTCGTCCATCCGAGTGGGGAGGCATGCCATGCTCGGAGTGGTGCTGATCTGGATCTTGTCTCTGGCCATGGCAGCGCCTGTTGCGCACTACCAGAGCATCGTGGAGCGGGAGGACAACAGCACTTTCTGCTGGGAGGTTTGGCCGGATCACCAGAGGAAGGTCTACGTGATGTGCACTTTTGTTTTCGGATACCTCCTGCCTCTCACTTTGATATCTGTCTGCTACGCAAAG GTTGTAAACCATCTGCACAAAAAGCTGAAGAATGTTTCCAAAAAATCTGAGCTCTCCAAAAAGAAG ACTGCCCAGACAGTCCTGGTGGTGGTCGtggtcttctgtctgtcttggCTGCCTCACCACATCGTCCACCTGTGGGTGGAGTTTGGCTCTTTCCCCCTGAACCAGGCCTCCTTCTGGTTCAGGATGATGGCTCACTGCTTGGCCTACAGCAACTCCTCCGTCAACCCCATCATCTACGCTTTCCTGTCTGAGAACTTCAGGAACTCCTACAAGCAGGTTTTCTGGTGCCGGGTGTCCAGCAAGTATCCCAGGAACGACACCAGGGAGCTCCGCAGCAGGATGGAGACGGCACCGTCCACAAACATCAGTGTGACTTACAAAGCTCATGACTCTCAGACCAGTAAAATGCTCTAA
- the galr1a gene encoding galanin receptor type 1 isoform X4, which produces MELHMENQSQPFNTNTVRLPAKPILGVGVDNFISLLIFGLIFILGVLGNTMVITVLARSKPGQPRSTTNIFILNLSVADLSYLLFCVPFQSTIYMLPTWVLGAFICKFIHYFFTVSMLVSIFTLSAMSVDRYVAIVHARKSSSIRVGRHAMLGVVLIWILSLAMAAPVAHYQSIVEREDNSTFCWEVWPDHQRKVYVMCTFVFGYLLPLTLISVCYAKVVNHLHKKLKNVSKKSELSKKKTAQTVLVVVVVFCLSWLPHHIVHLWVEFGSFPLNQASFWFRMMAHCLAYSNSSVNPIIYAFLSENFRNSYKQVFWCRVSSKYPRNDTRELRSRMETAPSTNISVTYKAHDSQTSKML; this is translated from the exons ATGGAGCTacacatggaaaaccaaagtCAGCCGTTCAACACCAACACTGTGAGGCTGCCAGCTAAACCTATACTGGGGGTGGGTGTAGATAACTTTATTTCTCTTCTGATATTTGGACTTATCTTTATCCTCGGGGTGCTTGGGAACACCATGGTGATCACGGTGCTGGCGCGCAGTAAACCGGGACAACCGAGGAGCACAACGAACATCTTCATCCTCAACCTGAGCGTGGCGGACCTGTCCTACCTGCTCTTCTGCGTCCCCTTCCAGTCCACCATCTACATGCTGCCCACATGGGTGCTGGGAGCTTTCATCTGCAAGTTCATCCACTATTTCTTCACCGTTTCCATGCTGGTCAGTATTTTCACTCTGTCGGCGATGTCCGTGGACCGTTACGTGGCCATCGTCCACGCCAGGAAATCCTCGTCCATCCGAGTGGGGAGGCATGCCATGCTCGGAGTGGTGCTGATCTGGATCTTGTCTCTGGCCATGGCAGCGCCTGTTGCGCACTACCAGAGCATCGTGGAGCGGGAGGACAACAGCACTTTCTGCTGGGAGGTTTGGCCGGATCACCAGAGGAAGGTCTACGTGATGTGCACTTTTGTTTTCGGATACCTCCTGCCTCTCACTTTGATATCTGTCTGCTACGCAAAG GTTGTAAACCATCTGCACAAAAAGCTGAAGAATGTTTCCAAAAAATCTGAGCTCTCCAAAAAGAAG ACTGCCCAGACAGTCCTGGTGGTGGTCGtggtcttctgtctgtcttggCTGCCTCACCACATCGTCCACCTGTGGGTGGAGTTTGGCTCTTTCCCCCTGAACCAGGCCTCCTTCTGGTTCAGGATGATGGCTCACTGCTTGGCCTACAGCAACTCCTCCGTCAACCCCATCATCTACGCTTTCCTGTCTGAGAACTTCAGGAACTCCTACAAGCAGGTTTTCTGGTGCCGGGTGTCCAGCAAGTATCCCAGGAACGACACCAGGGAGCTCCGCAGCAGGATGGAGACGGCACCGTCCACAAACATCAGTGTGACTTACAAAGCTCATGACTCTCAGACCAGTAAAATGCTCTAA